The Tepidanaerobacter syntrophicus genome includes a window with the following:
- a CDS encoding uroporphyrinogen decarboxylase family protein, with amino-acid sequence MNVNELREYRTKLYEDVYSGIIPDRFPVHDGLSPEYLIEYAGKDFMTTQYQYTEELLEEIGEKAMELVRGDSFSMAWVRNPIAIMFQKSKAFVMSKTGMIQHPEVSGFEADEYDEFIKNPFEFMVEKIIPRLNPGLDTDPIARSVNFTRIVLAQMDQQEAFDKSNQKLVEKYGFFSPPPGTMGLQLVPFDFLADFCRGFTKIVVDIKRQPEKVLEAMEALMPYAIWAGRTPETSIFGANMIMTHMATFLNTKDFEKFYWPTFYKLCHICAERGQAMSIFCEDDWTRYIDYLQELPQGTRLAMEYGDPVKFKDKLGKKMVLSGFYPISLLKTGTKQQCIDKAKELIDILAPGGNYIFGFDKQALSITDINPENYVAVMEYVLANSKYTNAGKKVTTAKKEDSVIKFSQSYPEFKSKYIVSYEEFISDYPPVCEKVDPLMRKAYNKYTDMVIPYLSSIL; translated from the coding sequence TGAAGATGTTTATTCAGGAATTATTCCAGACAGATTTCCTGTTCATGACGGATTAAGTCCGGAATATCTTATAGAATATGCAGGCAAAGATTTCATGACTACTCAATACCAATATACAGAGGAACTCTTAGAAGAGATTGGTGAAAAAGCCATGGAACTAGTACGTGGAGACAGTTTTTCGATGGCTTGGGTTAGAAATCCAATAGCAATCATGTTTCAAAAATCCAAAGCTTTTGTAATGAGCAAAACCGGAATGATTCAGCATCCGGAAGTTTCAGGATTTGAAGCTGATGAGTATGATGAATTTATTAAAAACCCCTTTGAATTTATGGTTGAAAAAATTATACCTAGGCTAAATCCGGGCCTTGATACAGATCCGATTGCAAGAAGCGTGAATTTTACAAGGATAGTTTTAGCTCAAATGGATCAGCAGGAAGCATTTGATAAAAGCAATCAAAAATTAGTGGAAAAATACGGCTTCTTCTCCCCACCACCTGGAACAATGGGCCTTCAGCTTGTGCCTTTTGACTTTTTAGCTGATTTTTGTCGAGGATTTACTAAAATAGTGGTTGATATAAAGCGCCAGCCTGAAAAAGTACTCGAAGCAATGGAAGCACTAATGCCTTATGCTATATGGGCGGGAAGGACACCTGAAACTTCAATTTTTGGAGCAAACATGATAATGACTCATATGGCCACATTCCTAAACACAAAGGACTTTGAAAAGTTTTATTGGCCAACCTTTTACAAACTTTGCCACATTTGCGCCGAAAGAGGGCAAGCCATGTCTATATTCTGTGAGGATGATTGGACGCGTTACATCGACTACCTTCAAGAATTGCCCCAAGGCACTAGGCTTGCAATGGAATACGGTGACCCTGTCAAATTTAAGGATAAGCTCGGTAAAAAAATGGTACTGAGCGGATTTTATCCAATATCACTGCTAAAAACAGGGACTAAGCAGCAATGCATCGATAAAGCCAAGGAACTAATAGACATTTTGGCACCTGGTGGAAATTATATATTTGGTTTTGACAAACAAGCACTAAGCATAACCGATATTAATCCTGAAAACTATGTAGCAGTAATGGAATATGTGCTTGCAAATTCAAAATATACAAATGCCGGCAAAAAGGTCACAACTGCCAAAAAGGAAGATTCTGTAATAAAGTTTTCACAAAGTTATCCTGAATTTAAATCGAAATATATAGTTTCGTATGAGGAATTTATCAGCGACTACCCGCCGGTATGTGAAAAAGTAGATCCTCTTATGAGAAAGGCATATAATAAATACACTGATATGGTTATACCTTATTTGTCATCGATACTCTGA
- a CDS encoding uroporphyrinogen decarboxylase: MKNAKELQQERAQIFHDLADGRVPKRVPVGGNIGIEFCIQYAGLPLAKTQWTLEGVEEAMDKACQITGSDLYPLGPARPPIGYQILGSRTNVMGSKGFIQHPEVSVMEADEYDDFIKNPHEFIMEKALPRMDKELDTDPVTRSIVYAKAVKAHFDYLDRYAQIDEKLIEKYGFYRIPPESAGMALSPLDYIADFLRGFKGIVMDLRRCPEKVAEACEAILPMIVKMGTPPVISKYGQTFMPLHMAPFLRTSDFENIYWPTFSRTIQALADKGQRVFMFCDHDWMRYLDHLYELPENTCIAFEFGDPKVIKEKLGKRHILSGLYPMTYLKTATKQECVDKAKELLF, encoded by the coding sequence ATGAAAAATGCCAAAGAATTGCAGCAAGAAAGGGCCCAGATATTTCATGATCTTGCTGATGGAAGGGTCCCAAAAAGAGTGCCGGTAGGCGGCAATATTGGAATAGAGTTTTGCATTCAATATGCCGGACTACCTCTTGCTAAAACTCAGTGGACATTAGAAGGTGTAGAAGAAGCGATGGACAAGGCCTGCCAGATAACAGGTTCAGACCTTTATCCGCTAGGGCCTGCAAGACCGCCTATAGGATATCAGATATTAGGCTCTAGAACGAACGTTATGGGTTCTAAAGGATTTATTCAACATCCGGAAGTATCTGTTATGGAGGCGGATGAATATGATGATTTTATCAAAAATCCTCATGAATTCATTATGGAAAAAGCACTTCCAAGAATGGACAAAGAATTAGATACCGATCCAGTCACTCGCTCTATTGTATATGCAAAAGCAGTTAAAGCACATTTTGATTATCTTGATAGATATGCACAAATAGATGAAAAACTTATAGAAAAGTATGGTTTTTATAGAATACCACCAGAATCTGCCGGCATGGCTCTTTCTCCCCTAGATTATATTGCAGATTTTCTCCGCGGTTTTAAAGGAATAGTTATGGATCTGAGAAGATGCCCGGAAAAAGTGGCAGAAGCATGTGAAGCAATCCTACCTATGATAGTAAAAATGGGCACACCGCCGGTAATTTCAAAATACGGACAAACATTTATGCCATTGCATATGGCTCCGTTTTTAAGGACAAGCGATTTTGAAAATATTTATTGGCCTACATTCTCGCGAACAATTCAAGCATTGGCGGATAAAGGACAGAGAGTCTTTATGTTTTGCGACCATGATTGGATGAGATACCTAGATCATTTGTATGAGCTTCCTGAAAATACATGCATAGCTTTTGAATTTGGTGATCCAAAGGTAATTAAAGAAAAACTGGGCAAAAGACATATTTTATCTGGTCTTTATCCGATGACATATCTTAAAACAGCGACAAAACAAGAATGTGTAGATAAAGCAAAAGAACTTTTATTTTAG